A genomic stretch from Candidatus Marinarcus aquaticus includes:
- a CDS encoding prepilin peptidase: MEYEALIIAFIVGACMGSFLNVLIVRLPLNLSILTSSNCPSCHTKIRWYENIPFISFVFLRGHCSSCHTKISWQYPMVEALTALVTTLLFYKLQFGIEFLVVTALFYALIVLSGIDIKYQAVPDYLLLFVLVLVFFLPSRSFIEQLKDALLFAGGFSLLNFIVTFYIQNIKSRLLKDEKLKKQTALGEGDIPIVALISALLGTFSGFVALFFAALFAIIPSLYFTLVKKQRQLAFIPFLSLGLFIEYIFSFSKVFS, translated from the coding sequence GTGGAGTATGAGGCACTTATTATTGCATTTATAGTAGGCGCTTGTATGGGCTCTTTTTTAAATGTATTGATTGTGCGTCTCCCTTTAAACCTCTCTATATTAACCTCTTCAAACTGTCCTTCATGCCATACTAAAATACGATGGTATGAAAACATTCCCTTTATCTCTTTTGTTTTTTTAAGAGGTCACTGTTCATCTTGCCATACCAAAATCAGTTGGCAATACCCCATGGTTGAAGCTCTTACGGCCCTTGTGACCACACTTTTGTTTTATAAATTGCAGTTTGGGATAGAGTTTTTGGTTGTGACCGCCCTTTTTTATGCGTTGATTGTGCTTTCAGGCATTGATATCAAGTATCAAGCGGTACCTGATTATTTGTTGCTGTTTGTTTTGGTGCTGGTTTTTTTCTTGCCTTCTCGAAGTTTCATTGAGCAATTAAAAGATGCTTTACTCTTTGCAGGTGGATTTTCTTTGTTGAATTTTATTGTAACGTTTTATATTCAAAACATTAAAAGCAGACTTCTAAAAGATGAAAAACTCAAAAAACAAACCGCATTAGGAGAGGGAGATATTCCTATAGTTGCACTCATTTCTGCGCTGCTTGGAACCTTTTCTGGCTTTGTGGCTCTTTTTTTTGCGGCACTTTTTGCTATAATACCCTCACTCTATTTTACCCTTGTAAAAAAGCAACGGCAGTTGGCCTTTATCCCTTTTTTGAGTTTGGGACTTTTTATAGAGTATATTTTTTCATTTTCAAAGGTTTTTAGTTGA
- a CDS encoding di-trans,poly-cis-decaprenylcistransferase — protein sequence MDGNGRWAKERNLKRTAGHEEGAKVVREITQHCAALGVKYLTLYAFSTENWNRPKLEVEFLMKLLEKYLKSELDIYMQNDIRFRAIGDMSKFSKSLQKQIALTESTTAKNKGLTQVLALNYGSQDEITRAVKRLTQKGLEISQENIEACLDTAGFPDVDILIRTSGEVRISNFMLWQCAYAEMFFVQKFWPNFTKYDLDDIIDDFIKRERRFGGV from the coding sequence ATGGATGGAAATGGGCGTTGGGCCAAAGAGCGAAATTTAAAACGAACAGCAGGACATGAAGAGGGTGCAAAAGTGGTGCGTGAAATCACACAACACTGTGCTGCTTTAGGTGTGAAGTATTTAACTTTGTACGCTTTTTCTACGGAGAATTGGAATCGTCCTAAACTGGAAGTAGAGTTTTTGATGAAACTTTTGGAGAAGTATCTTAAAAGTGAATTGGATATCTATATGCAAAATGATATTCGATTCAGAGCCATTGGGGATATGAGTAAATTCTCAAAATCGTTGCAAAAGCAGATTGCACTCACCGAATCAACAACGGCAAAAAACAAAGGTTTAACCCAAGTGTTGGCGTTGAACTATGGAAGCCAAGATGAAATCACACGAGCAGTGAAAAGACTCACTCAAAAAGGCTTGGAGATAAGCCAAGAGAACATTGAAGCGTGTTTGGATACAGCAGGTTTTCCTGATGTGGATATTCTGATTCGCACAAGTGGTGAAGTGCGTATTTCAAACTTTATGTTGTGGCAGTGCGCATATGCTGAGATGTTTTTTGTACAAAAATTTTGGCCCAATTTCACAAAATATGACTTAGATGACATCATTGATGATTTTATAAAAAGAGAGCGGCGTTTTGGTGGAGTATGA
- the truA gene encoding tRNA pseudouridine(38-40) synthase TruA, translated as MNTKITIAYDGLDYSGSQKQPSKTSVEDALEAAFQRLNVQAKIILSGRTDAGVHATGQVFNTVLPEHLHDLKKLQKLLNHQLPLSIRVKKAEHVNDDFHARFSAKKRVYRYFITQEELTAFNARYITHVKTVDEAKIKEAITCFIGEHDFEYFHKQGSDKTNFIKHIYQAKFYKHKNLYVFKFTANSYLRSQIRLMVGFLIQISLGKRTIKELQLQLKKEKRSFKTPINGNGLYLAKVIY; from the coding sequence ATGAATACCAAAATAACCATTGCGTACGATGGTTTAGATTACAGCGGTTCTCAAAAACAACCATCTAAAACTTCTGTTGAAGATGCTTTAGAAGCAGCATTTCAACGACTCAATGTTCAAGCCAAAATCATCTTAAGTGGACGTACAGATGCAGGTGTGCATGCCACTGGACAGGTTTTTAATACCGTGTTACCTGAACATCTTCATGACCTCAAAAAACTTCAAAAACTGCTCAATCATCAACTTCCTCTCTCTATTCGTGTGAAAAAAGCAGAACATGTCAACGATGATTTTCATGCACGTTTCAGTGCAAAAAAAAGAGTCTATCGTTACTTCATCACGCAAGAAGAACTCACGGCCTTTAATGCACGGTATATCACACATGTTAAAACAGTGGATGAAGCAAAAATCAAAGAAGCCATAACGTGTTTTATAGGCGAACATGATTTTGAGTATTTTCATAAACAAGGCAGTGATAAAACCAACTTTATCAAACACATTTATCAAGCAAAATTTTATAAACATAAAAATCTGTATGTCTTTAAATTCACTGCCAACTCTTATTTGCGTTCACAAATTCGATTGATGGTGGGGTTTTTAATTCAAATTTCTCTGGGAAAACGCACCATAAAAGAGCTTCAATTGCAACTTAAAAAAGAGAAACGAAGCTTTAAAACCCCCATCAATGGCAATGGTTTATACCTCGCAAAAGTAATCTACTGA
- the coaBC gene encoding bifunctional phosphopantothenoylcysteine decarboxylase/phosphopantothenate--cysteine ligase CoaBC, with protein sequence MHAELLNNKKILVAVTGSIAVYKTLELIRLYVKAGAQVRVIMTQSAQRFISALTFETISQHTVLTEESECWDKDSIYNHIAIGKWADIFVIAPASVNTINKLRHGIADNLLTQTAIAYPQRKLLCPAANTNMLHNAITQESLEILQKSNYVMVEPVSKELACRDIGNGAMSDVEDIFYATARELLQEQYWSNREVVLSGGGTIEKLDDVRYISNFSSGKMASSLALAFYLKGANVRLVSTRGHENLPKTMHVVPVQSSEEMYEHLQENVHKAKKNSPKTPYLFMVAAVSDYVPENVQEGKLKKEFLGTLWKIELKQNMDILHSLDKKDVISVGFKAEMDELVASSNAKNMLSKKELDVVCLNVLNDSKSFGSTQNSIELYCKNKEEAVSFSGEKLQLSLALATHLQKEFSEQ encoded by the coding sequence ATGCATGCAGAACTTTTAAACAACAAAAAGATACTCGTCGCGGTGACAGGTTCTATTGCGGTGTATAAAACACTGGAACTTATACGTCTGTATGTGAAAGCAGGGGCCCAAGTTCGTGTGATTATGACTCAAAGTGCACAACGTTTTATTTCAGCATTGACCTTTGAAACTATCTCGCAACACACTGTCTTAACAGAAGAGAGTGAGTGTTGGGACAAAGACTCTATTTATAATCACATCGCCATAGGAAAGTGGGCCGATATTTTCGTCATAGCTCCTGCAAGTGTGAATACCATTAATAAACTGCGACATGGCATTGCCGATAATCTGCTCACACAAACAGCGATTGCCTACCCTCAAAGAAAACTGCTTTGCCCCGCAGCCAATACTAATATGTTGCACAATGCCATCACTCAAGAGAGTTTAGAAATTCTTCAAAAAAGCAACTACGTGATGGTCGAACCCGTTTCAAAAGAGTTGGCATGCCGAGATATCGGCAATGGGGCGATGAGTGACGTGGAAGATATCTTTTATGCCACTGCACGCGAGTTGTTACAAGAGCAGTATTGGAGCAATCGTGAGGTTGTGTTAAGTGGCGGTGGAACGATTGAGAAACTGGATGATGTACGTTATATCAGTAATTTCTCTTCAGGAAAAATGGCTTCAAGTTTGGCTTTGGCATTCTACTTAAAAGGGGCAAATGTGCGTTTGGTGTCTACTCGAGGGCATGAAAATTTGCCTAAAACAATGCATGTTGTTCCTGTGCAAAGCAGTGAAGAGATGTATGAACATCTTCAAGAAAACGTGCACAAAGCTAAAAAAAACAGTCCAAAAACACCCTATTTGTTTATGGTAGCAGCTGTGAGTGATTATGTGCCTGAAAATGTGCAAGAGGGAAAACTCAAAAAAGAGTTTTTGGGAACGTTGTGGAAAATAGAGTTGAAACAGAACATGGATATCTTGCACTCTTTGGATAAAAAAGATGTGATTTCTGTTGGTTTTAAAGCAGAGATGGATGAATTGGTAGCTTCAAGTAATGCTAAAAATATGTTGAGTAAAAAAGAGTTGGATGTTGTGTGTTTAAATGTACTGAATGACTCAAAGAGTTTTGGATCGACTCAAAATAGCATTGAACTCTATTGTAAAAACAAAGAAGAGGCTGTAAGTTTTTCAGGAGAGAAATTGCAACTCTCTTTAGCATTAGCAACGCATTTGCAAAAGGAATTCAGTGAGCAGTAA
- a CDS encoding sodium-dependent transporter: MHKNRFTRIGFILAAAGSAVGLGNIWKFPYIAGENGGGVFVLVYLATVLFIGMSIFIGEVLLGSYAHKDAVTTFETHSPSKKKYWKFSGFTFLTGVFILSFYAVVVGWIFNYVVVAATALPANVQEAESVFMSLLQKDVWTQIFYYTLAFIVIAYTISRGVKKGIEKLNNILMPTLIIILAVLLIYSVQLDGFTQALSFMFSPNIDKFKSGSIIVAVGHAFFTLSIGMVTILTYAASLDKGVNIVKASLTIVIMDTLIAIVAGLIIFSILFSAGQEPGKGAGLVFITLPAVFYEMGSIGTVLAIAFFVALAFAAVTSAVSVLEPTVMYLVERRGMKRKKATYSVSVIFYIIGIFTLLSNTTAFSSLLTFGGKNLFDWFDFISAAILMPIGGIIVAVFVGYIMDQKVAREALVPYIGENLYKVWLFIMRVVAPIAVLLVMLNEMGVISF; encoded by the coding sequence ATGCATAAAAATCGATTTACGCGTATTGGGTTCATTCTTGCAGCAGCAGGAAGTGCCGTAGGATTGGGAAATATTTGGAAGTTTCCCTACATTGCAGGGGAAAACGGTGGTGGTGTTTTCGTCTTGGTTTATCTTGCCACCGTGTTGTTTATTGGAATGTCTATTTTTATTGGCGAAGTGTTGCTTGGAAGTTATGCACACAAAGATGCCGTCACTACATTTGAAACTCACTCTCCTTCAAAGAAAAAATATTGGAAATTTTCAGGTTTTACTTTTCTAACGGGAGTTTTTATTCTGTCGTTTTATGCCGTGGTCGTAGGTTGGATTTTTAATTATGTGGTTGTGGCTGCCACCGCATTGCCTGCAAATGTACAAGAGGCTGAAAGCGTCTTTATGAGCTTGCTTCAAAAAGATGTGTGGACACAGATCTTTTATTATACCTTGGCATTTATTGTGATTGCCTATACGATTTCACGTGGGGTTAAAAAAGGGATTGAAAAACTCAATAACATCTTGATGCCTACCCTGATTATCATCTTAGCTGTTTTGCTTATTTATTCGGTGCAACTCGATGGTTTCACTCAAGCGCTTTCATTTATGTTCTCTCCCAATATTGACAAATTTAAATCGGGTTCTATCATTGTAGCAGTGGGACACGCTTTCTTTACACTCTCTATTGGTATGGTAACCATTTTAACGTATGCTGCTTCACTGGATAAGGGCGTGAATATTGTTAAAGCCTCATTAACAATTGTAATCATGGATACCCTCATTGCCATTGTGGCTGGATTGATTATCTTCTCTATTTTGTTTTCAGCTGGTCAAGAACCAGGAAAAGGGGCAGGGCTTGTATTTATTACGCTACCTGCAGTCTTTTATGAAATGGGAAGCATTGGTACGGTTTTAGCGATTGCATTTTTCGTTGCTTTAGCTTTTGCCGCTGTGACCTCTGCTGTTTCTGTGCTTGAACCAACGGTGATGTATCTGGTAGAACGAAGAGGCATGAAACGAAAAAAAGCAACCTACAGTGTATCGGTGATTTTTTATATTATTGGTATCTTTACGCTCTTATCAAACACCACCGCGTTCTCTTCACTGTTAACTTTTGGAGGTAAAAATCTGTTTGATTGGTTTGACTTTATCTCTGCAGCCATTCTTATGCCTATAGGTGGAATCATTGTGGCAGTTTTCGTGGGTTATATTATGGATCAAAAAGTGGCACGAGAAGCGTTGGTTCCTTATATTGGTGAAAATTTATATAAAGTGTGGTTGTTTATCATGCGTGTGGTTGCACCCATTGCCGTACTTTTAGTGATGCTCAATGAAATGGGTGTCATCTCCTTTTAA
- a CDS encoding LptF/LptG family permease, translating to MKLNQYIFSQLSITFFPIFFGLFFITSIVFLVKIAALTSVVTINVFELFTMYAYTIPNIIFYTLPISFFISLVISLSKLSSEYELIVITSFGLKPTRILQVFLPVTFVLSVALLIVSLGLIPKTRHLTEQMMTVKKKEANFNIKSSEFGQKFGDWMIYIEDKKENTYSEVKLFKTQDNADQFIVSKTATMQNQEGDLNFLLNNGKLFHFKPDEINQIDFEKMTIADRVNDSEFEIFTDSFNYWKDKIRRNDNVDKFTFYILVSVFPFISLFLVIAFGYYNPRYEKNRSVPWSVLFIVIYYVMADFLSKKIQLNALYIIPPIWMVLCYYVYHRNVKKVY from the coding sequence TTGAAGTTAAATCAATACATTTTTTCACAATTATCGATTACATTTTTTCCTATATTTTTTGGACTTTTTTTTATCACATCAATTGTATTTTTAGTTAAAATTGCAGCTTTGACCTCGGTTGTCACCATCAATGTATTTGAACTTTTTACGATGTATGCGTATACCATACCCAATATCATTTTTTACACATTGCCCATTTCATTTTTTATCTCATTGGTGATTTCATTGTCGAAACTTTCAAGTGAGTATGAACTCATTGTTATCACCTCTTTTGGATTAAAACCGACACGTATTTTACAAGTATTCTTACCTGTGACGTTTGTACTTTCTGTGGCGCTGTTGATTGTCTCTTTAGGACTAATTCCCAAAACAAGACACCTGACTGAACAGATGATGACCGTAAAGAAAAAAGAGGCCAACTTTAACATCAAATCTTCTGAATTTGGACAGAAGTTTGGAGATTGGATGATTTATATTGAGGATAAAAAAGAGAATACTTACTCAGAAGTTAAACTCTTTAAAACCCAAGATAATGCGGATCAGTTTATTGTCTCTAAGACAGCGACCATGCAGAACCAAGAGGGAGATTTGAACTTCTTATTAAATAATGGAAAACTCTTTCATTTTAAACCCGATGAAATCAACCAAATTGATTTTGAAAAAATGACCATTGCAGATAGAGTTAATGATTCAGAGTTTGAGATTTTTACTGATTCATTTAATTACTGGAAAGATAAAATCAGACGAAATGATAATGTGGATAAGTTTACTTTTTATATTTTGGTCTCTGTTTTCCCTTTTATCTCACTTTTTTTAGTCATTGCCTTTGGGTACTATAACCCACGATATGAAAAGAACAGAAGTGTGCCTTGGAGTGTGCTTTTTATTGTCATTTATTATGTGATGGCTGATTTTTTGTCTAAAAAAATCCAGCTCAATGCTTTGTATATCATTCCTCCTATTTGGATGGTATTGTGTTATTATGTCTATCATAGAAACGTTAAAAAGGTCTATTGA
- the glmU gene encoding bifunctional UDP-N-acetylglucosamine diphosphorylase/glucosamine-1-phosphate N-acetyltransferase GlmU, translating into MKKNLSIIILAAGAGTRMKSTTPKVLHTISGKPMLYYSILESLKLSDDITVVIYHQAQRVQSSMEQFFQKELETGQLKFVVQDHENYPGTGGAVMNITPTHEKTLVLNADMPLIQASELEKFDIDATIVMSVLELDSADGYGRVVVENGNVVKIVEQKDANEQELAITTANAGIYQFDTQFLLEHLPKLNNNNAQKEYYITDLVEMAINQGLSLKPLAVSVENFKGVNSKVELSQAEVIHQNRIKEAFLKQGVIMRLPDTIYIEYGVQIEGESILENGVTLLGNSKLINAHIKTNSVVEDSVVEDSDVGPMGRVRPGSVLKDTHIGNFVETKKAKLTGVKAGHLSYLGDCEIDEGTNIGCGTITCNYDGMNKHQTIIGKNVFVGSDTQLVAPVTIEDDVIIAAGSTITKNISKGSLAITRAPLKVIKDYFYKFFNK; encoded by the coding sequence ATGAAAAAAAATTTATCAATTATTATTTTAGCTGCAGGTGCAGGAACACGAATGAAATCAACAACACCAAAAGTGTTGCATACGATTTCGGGTAAACCAATGTTGTATTACTCTATTTTAGAGTCACTCAAATTAAGCGATGACATCACCGTGGTGATTTATCATCAAGCTCAAAGAGTACAAAGCAGCATGGAACAATTTTTTCAAAAAGAGCTTGAAACAGGACAACTGAAATTTGTAGTACAAGACCATGAAAACTATCCAGGAACGGGTGGGGCAGTGATGAATATCACTCCTACACATGAAAAGACGTTGGTACTTAATGCCGACATGCCATTGATTCAAGCAAGTGAGTTGGAGAAGTTTGATATTGATGCTACCATTGTAATGTCTGTTTTAGAACTTGATAGTGCGGATGGTTATGGTCGAGTGGTTGTTGAAAATGGCAACGTTGTAAAAATCGTAGAACAAAAAGATGCCAATGAACAAGAATTGGCCATCACAACTGCCAATGCAGGTATTTATCAGTTTGATACACAATTTTTACTCGAACACTTGCCAAAACTTAACAACAACAATGCTCAAAAAGAGTACTACATCACCGACTTAGTGGAAATGGCAATCAATCAAGGTTTGAGTTTGAAACCATTGGCTGTGAGTGTTGAGAACTTTAAAGGGGTGAATTCCAAAGTAGAACTCTCCCAAGCAGAAGTCATTCATCAAAACAGAATCAAAGAGGCCTTTTTAAAGCAAGGTGTAATCATGCGACTGCCTGATACCATCTATATTGAGTATGGGGTTCAAATTGAGGGTGAATCGATTTTAGAAAATGGCGTAACTCTTTTAGGTAACAGCAAATTGATTAATGCGCACATTAAAACTAACAGTGTGGTTGAAGACTCTGTTGTAGAAGATTCAGATGTGGGACCAATGGGACGCGTTCGACCAGGAAGTGTTCTTAAAGATACGCACATTGGAAACTTTGTAGAGACCAAAAAAGCGAAACTCACAGGGGTCAAAGCAGGCCATTTAAGCTATTTGGGTGATTGTGAAATTGATGAGGGTACGAATATTGGCTGTGGAACCATCACGTGCAACTATGATGGTATGAATAAACATCAAACCATCATTGGGAAAAATGTATTTGTAGGAAGTGATACGCAACTCGTAGCTCCAGTGACCATAGAAGATGATGTGATTATTGCTGCAGGAAGTACCATCACAAAAAATATTTCAAAGGGTTCTTTAGCAATTACAAGAGCTCCTTTGAAAGTCATCAAAGACTATTTTTACAAGTTTTTCAATAAATAA